The Iamia sp. SCSIO 61187 genomic sequence GCGGCGGCACGGGCGGAGTCCATGCGCTCGCTCGTGAGGCGGGGCACGGCGTAGGCGCACAGGGCCAGGCCCACGGCGGCGGCGACGAACCACGGCGCTCGCAGCGCCGCCTCCCGACCCCAGAGCGGCTCGCCGGCGACGACGACGAGCCCGCCGAGGGCGGTGCCGATCGGCATCATCCCCCAGCCGAAGAAGCGGTAGACGCTGTTGACCCGGCCGAGGAGGTGGTCGGGGATGATGGCCTGGCGGAGCGAGACGGTGATGACGTTCCAGATCACCGCCACCAGGCCCTCGAAGGCGAAGGCGACGAGGACGAGCGGCCACGCCGACGTGAGGCCGATCACCGTCGGGACGAGGGCGCTGACGGCCAGGGTGAGCCACAGGCTGGGCCCGCTGCCGAGGGTGCGCTTCACCGCCGGAGCGGCGTACCCGCCCGCGACCGCGCCGACCGCCGCGCCCATGGTCAGGAACGCGAACTGGAACGGCGTGGTGTCCAGCACCTCCTGGGCGTAGAGCACGAGGATGCCGATCTGCATGGCGCCGATGGCGTTGAGGACGCCGAGGACGATGGCGAGGGTGCGCAGCAGCGGGTGGTGCCAGAGCCAGCGGACGCCCTCCCGGAGGTCGGTGGTCCACGAGGCCGGCGGCGCAGCGGCGTCGGGGTCGGCCCCGGGGGCGTGGGTCGCGGGCCGGCTCCGGAACCGGCCGGCGACCAGGGCCATGAGGGCGGCGGCGACGGCGAAGGTGGCGGCATCGAGGAGGAACGGCAGGGCGAACGAGATCCCCAGCAGGGCGCTGCCGAGCGGGGGTCCGACGAAGGTGTTGGCGACCTGCTCGGCCGACCACATGCGCCCGTTGGCCCGCTCGAGGTGCTCGGTCGGGACGATGGCCGGGATGATCGTCTGGGCCGCGTTGTCCCGCAGGACCTCGGCGCCCCCGAGCAGCAGGCTGGCCCCGACGATTACCAGGTAGAGGCCGGTGCGGGTGCCCTGGACCGACGCCAGCTCGTCGGGGGCGGGCAGGCCGTCGCCCAGCCCGAGCACGGCGCCGGCGACGCCGAGGGTCAGGGTGGCGCGGAGGACGTCCATGGCGATCATCGCCCGTCGCCGGTCGACCCGGTCCGTGATCACCCCGGCCGGCAGGGTGAAGAGCAGCCAGGGCAGCCGCTGGGCCACGACGACGGCGGCGACGAGCAGCGGGTTGCGGGTGACGGCCGAAGCCAACCACGGGTAGCCGATCTGGGCCACGCCGTCGCCCAGGTTGGAGACGGCGGCGGCGGCGTAGACCTTGCGGTACGCGCCGCCGAGGCGGACCCGCTCAGCCATCGCCGTCCGCCCGGTCGGGGAGGGCGGGCTGGTCGGTGGGCTGGAGGGCGACGAGCAGGCCGTAGACGGCGTCGCCCGTGCGCTCCAGGGCGAGGAACTCGTCGACCAGGGCGGTGAGCCGGCTCTGGAAGGCGTCGACCTGCCCGGCGCTGATCCGGGCGTACCGGAGCGTCGTGTACCCGTGCTCGCCGTCGCGGAAGGTCTCCATGGCCTCCCGGACGAACAGGGCCTTGTCGTCCCACTGCTCGCCGGGCGGGGGGTCGACGAGGATCGTCCGCCCGGTGCGGCCCCAGAAGCTCTCGGTGACGGCCCGCACCCGGCGGGTCCGTACCACCCGCACGAGACCGGCGTCCTCCAGCACCCTCAGGTGGTGGGCGACGGTGCCGTGGCTCCGGCCGACGGTGTCGGCCAGCTCGCTCGTGGTGGCGGCCCGCTCGGCGACCAGGTGGAGGATGGCGTTGCGCACCGGGTGCCCGAGCGCCTTGAGCTGGGTGGGCGTGTCCGCCCGGACCTCGGGCGCGAGCTCGTAGTCAGGGGTCGTCCGCTTCTCGTCCGATGGATCCCGTACGTCCGACATCTGTCGGACAGTAGTCGCCGGACGGGGCTCGCCGCTGCTTGACTGGGCGGGTGGCGACGGCGGCCGAGGTGCGGGTGGGGGCCGACGAGGTCGACCTGGCCTCGGGGCTGCTGTGGGGGGCCGGGGTGACGGCGCTGAGCGAGGAGGCGGGACCCGACGGTGCCGTCCTCCTGCGGGTGGACCTGCCCCCCGGGGGCGTCGCGTCCCTGGAGGCCGCCGTGGGCGGGCGGTGGCCGGTCGTCGCCGTCGAGGTCGACGACGGGGTGGCGGGGTGGCGCGCCCACGCCCGGGTGGTCCGGGCCGGACCCGTCGTGGTGCACCCGCCCTGGGTGCCGTTGGGTGAGGTGGCACCCGGCGAGGTGGTGGTGGAGA encodes the following:
- a CDS encoding MFS transporter; the encoded protein is MAERVRLGGAYRKVYAAAAVSNLGDGVAQIGYPWLASAVTRNPLLVAAVVVAQRLPWLLFTLPAGVITDRVDRRRAMIAMDVLRATLTLGVAGAVLGLGDGLPAPDELASVQGTRTGLYLVIVGASLLLGGAEVLRDNAAQTIIPAIVPTEHLERANGRMWSAEQVANTFVGPPLGSALLGISFALPFLLDAATFAVAAALMALVAGRFRSRPATHAPGADPDAAAPPASWTTDLREGVRWLWHHPLLRTLAIVLGVLNAIGAMQIGILVLYAQEVLDTTPFQFAFLTMGAAVGAVAGGYAAPAVKRTLGSGPSLWLTLAVSALVPTVIGLTSAWPLVLVAFAFEGLVAVIWNVITVSLRQAIIPDHLLGRVNSVYRFFGWGMMPIGTALGGLVVVAGEPLWGREAALRAPWFVAAAVGLALCAYAVPRLTSERMDSARAAAGAEAVAS
- a CDS encoding transcriptional regulator, which encodes MSDVRDPSDEKRTTPDYELAPEVRADTPTQLKALGHPVRNAILHLVAERAATTSELADTVGRSHGTVAHHLRVLEDAGLVRVVRTRRVRAVTESFWGRTGRTILVDPPPGEQWDDKALFVREAMETFRDGEHGYTTLRYARISAGQVDAFQSRLTALVDEFLALERTGDAVYGLLVALQPTDQPALPDRADGDG